From a single Vibrio chagasii genomic region:
- a CDS encoding AraC family transcriptional regulator: MNTLAQLLQSYVELKGWDDLEGIRETEIEGVWLYRSSGGNQRQPFTYQSGIIMLGQGKKNIYIGDRPVTYAAGDYLVVGVPMPLECEALPVDGEPLLGLSINIDSQRLHSLVKKLEEQGFLESYCNKHKQNSSGLESTRMETAMLESFTRLAKTLHCDIEANILGDAMVTEIVYRALTGSEGRVLFDLAHHDGHYARVAKALSKVHEEYDQTITVQSLADEANMSVSAFHNAFRNVTFESPLQYLKKVRLNKAKELIQLEGLRISDAARRVGYSSPSQFSREFKRHFNTTPRAV, encoded by the coding sequence ATGAATACACTCGCTCAGTTACTGCAATCTTACGTTGAACTCAAAGGTTGGGATGATCTTGAAGGGATCAGAGAAACAGAGATAGAGGGCGTGTGGTTGTATCGCAGTAGTGGTGGGAATCAGCGCCAACCATTCACTTACCAGTCAGGTATCATCATGCTTGGACAGGGTAAAAAGAATATCTACATAGGCGACAGGCCGGTAACTTACGCGGCAGGTGACTACCTAGTGGTGGGGGTGCCAATGCCATTGGAGTGTGAAGCTTTACCGGTTGACGGTGAGCCGTTACTGGGTTTGTCGATCAACATTGATTCTCAGCGTTTGCACAGCTTAGTGAAAAAGCTCGAAGAGCAAGGTTTTCTAGAGAGTTACTGCAACAAGCACAAACAGAATTCGAGTGGCTTAGAGTCCACTCGAATGGAAACGGCGATGCTAGAGAGTTTCACTCGGTTGGCGAAGACACTGCATTGCGATATCGAAGCCAACATCTTAGGTGATGCAATGGTGACGGAGATTGTTTATCGCGCTTTAACAGGCTCTGAGGGCCGTGTACTGTTTGATTTAGCTCATCATGATGGCCATTACGCACGCGTCGCCAAAGCATTGTCTAAAGTGCATGAAGAGTATGACCAAACCATTACTGTTCAGTCACTAGCTGACGAAGCAAACATGAGTGTGTCTGCTTTTCATAATGCTTTCCGTAACGTCACTTTCGAATCACCACTCCAATACTTGAAGAAGGTAAGGCTCAACAAAGCCAAAGAACTGATCCAGTTAGAAGGCCTGCGTATCAGTGATGCCGCACGCCGGGTTGGCTACTCTAGTCCATCTCAATTCAGCCGAGAATTTAAGCGTCATTTCAATACTACTCCAAGAGCGGTGTAG